GCAAACGTTGTACTTATCGTTGCCACGAAATCAGATTCAGGCATGTGGATTTATGGACCTGACATAGAGCAATatgtaaaggggggggggggggggaaatgaATGAAAGATGGTTTCTGCGCACGAGTGTTTACACGTGTCCGAGTACAGTTTACTGGCTCAGACGAAGAAATTCGGACCAAAAGTTTCATATACGTGTACGGTATCTAGTCATATACACATACACTCCATGAatggagcctgaagttttcggaaGATATTTTTTCCTAAAttcgagtaaaaaaaaaatttttgacCCTAAAGAGGCAAGCTTCAATCaaggtgcaaattcggggaagaattgggttaaaccctaaaacttcacgCCCTACCCATGAAGGCTCAACTATATATCCTTTCAATGCCACAATGCAACAACATAGCCTCTCCTTGGTTTCGCCTTCATACCTGGAGGTCCCTGAGGCACACCACCCATCCAGGGTGGCATAGCACCACCTGCAGGTGGTGGCATCGGTGGTCCTCCCATCATGGGAGGTGGTACACCAGTCATGGACATTGCACCCTGCAAAGAATGTATGGCAGTTCACTTTTTctggcaacaacaactttatttggaaacaatgaatggggagtttcatcaccactCAAATTCTGAGtttactacagtcaaactcctttatagcgaacacctttttaacgaaaataccactacagcaaatttgtttgcggtcccgctggagccctataggtccaataatggacatcctttttaacgaaaatacctttactgcgaattttttttgctgtcccgagtttcgttgtaaaggagtttgactgtacaaagGTATGCCTCCCACCTGAGCAGTAGTAGATGGAGGACACATGGGTTGCCATGACATAGCTCCTCCCATTGGGGGTGGAGGAGGCAACATGCCTTGCTGAGGTCCCCCTGGGGGCATCATGCCCTTGGGTGGTACAGCACCCCACTGCATAGGCGGCACTTGGTTCTGCAACAAATGAAGTCACTGTCAACTGTCCAGCATGGCAGAACAGCATAATGTGAGTGATAACCAGGAACCCTAGGATTCTATGGTCACAAAAAAATTCAATGCTGGTTGCAGaagctttttctcttcttttgctGCGTGCTTGCTACGATGGCGTCCGCGGTTCAGAGACGTTTTTTGACAGGAAAGATGCGTGACTCAACCGTAAGTTACATGCGCTCTACGGGTTTCGTACTGGTGCAAAACCGCGTTTCGAAGTACCGCGGCTTTGAAAATGTGTATTGGCAGACAGCTGCGTGTCACCACCCAAACACGCGTCGACGGATTACCCGTGGCGATTTCTCGCCGAGCGAGCGGCAGTTTCTCTAAGTTTCTCTAGTCTCGGCGAGCGGCAATTTCTCTAAAGCTCGTTTCTAacgatactctgatataacgatcagatttcgcgttcccgtcaatatcgttataaacgggctcAACCGTATATGCGGAAAAATGCAGGATTTCCAAAATTTTAGTGTGGAGTTTGGGGTTTTTATCACGGAAAACTAGGATCCCTGGTGATAACTAAAAAAAAGCAGAAGTCATCTAACTTACCATCCCTTGCCCCCCAGCATTTCCGGTACTTCCCTGAGGTGGAGGTGCCATGATAGCCCGTGGGGCTCCTTGCGAAGGCCCCAAGATATTTTGAGATCCAGCCCGTGACCCATTATTTGGTCCCCCTTTGCTAGGGGGTGGTGGCCCTTCTCCAAGTTCAGCCATTAGCGACATATACTAAGAGTAAGGAATTTAGAAGAGGTGTACAGTCAGTTGAGAATTGCACCTTCCCACATCACATATACTACATCATCAATGTACTGCACGCACCTCTTCATCTATCTTGGAGTGTTCACCTCCTCCCATGCCCCCGACACCAGCTCCACCAAATCCGCCAGTGGCAACACCGGACCGCCGTTCCCTGCAGTCACGAGCGATGTGTCCAGTGCCACCACAGCAGTTGCAGATGACATTGTTGGTGACATTAGGCCGGTCCGGACACTGCCATGCCTTGTGGCCTGGGGCACCGCAATTTGAGCAGCGTGGGCCCCCAAAGTCACTTTCGCGAAGCGTCCCATTGAGCAGGGCAAGTTCTCGAAGCTGCATGCGGCGCAGGTCATTCTGACCCTCTGGTACCTCTACACCTTGCCGGATAATCTCTTTAATCTGCAAGGAACAAATATGTCACTGTGAAAGCTTGAAATTTTAAGAAGCACTGTTGCAGATTTTGAGCACCGCAGCAGTCAAGTGCGGTCACCTACCCGATCAACAGCCTTCTGCACAGCATCCGTCGTAGAGGCGGTAACGAAAGCATGCAGCGGTTCGTCTTCTCCGGGCAGCGGCTGACCGTCCTTGCGACCCACTTTCCCTTCTTTAACGGAGCCCTTGCCGCGGATGATGATCTTAGCCCCGGTGTCTTTCTCCATAGCCTTCAACGTGTTTCCGCGAGGGCCGATCAAGAGCCCAACAAAGTTGATGTCTGGATGCTCCTCCTGAGGAATCATCACTTTTTCGCTCACCCTCACCAGTGGAGGCCTAAGAAAGGGGGATACAAACAAAATTTAGAAACAGGTCTCACAGACCGCGCCTTACTGATTCATACTTATAGTCCGACGGGGGCTTGTATTCAGGGTTGATGGAGAACATCTCGGTGATGTGCATGTGTCGTTCATCTTCCAGTCGTTTCCGTGTACGATACTCCCTGGTGTTCAGCCTCTTGCCCGCACTGTTGTAGATGGGCTCCGGGGATGGGGACCTATAAAATACAGAGTAAAGCCCACGCCATGTAGCTCCAGTCCCAGGGTAGGGAGGCAACCACTCCTCTACATAGCCAGCCTACAATCTCATGCACGCCTACAGTACCTAATAACTGGTGGCCCATTATTTTTAAACAGTGCCAAATTTGCAAAATTTCAGTTGCTTTTGAACAGATAACGAACTTTTATTATTGCGTGAAAGGGATATTCAGTTCTCACTGCTCTAATACACATTTAAAAGTCCATTAGGAGCATAACAAAGACATCTGCATAGGGTGTTCAAACCATCTGCCAGTAAACTGAAGTGCAATTTACTGAAACTGCAGCCTTGCGTTCTTTGACTTTGTACTTTGGTTTTACGATATTGAGCACTTGAGCAGACATGTGCACATCCCACACTAAGATTGggggctttacgtcgtgagacaactgcGATAATGAGCGCTAAAATTGCAAAGTTAACCTTTCTTGTCCCAGcatattttttgtgtgtattttgTTCATTCACAAGCCAACTGGAGGTACAGGCAGAAGCATGTAGTACCTTAAGTGCACCAAATATGTTTTGAAACATTAAAAATGTGTACAATTCAAGTGCACTCAGATAAAGCATTCCACAGGTTAGGAAGGTAAATCTTGTTTTACATCCTAAATCAAGAATGTAATTGCTCAATAAAAGCAGGGGGGTCGAAGGTTACAATTTGGTAGTGAAAGTTCAGAAATGAAATATACTCAATAGGATAAACGACTTGTTAGCTTGAACACCCTATGTGCGGGGATCACGTCTGCGTTCCATTTTGATGCACATGCAGTTCTATAATGTAATCAACTCATGCTCCTAATGCTGTGCCAAATTATTTGGAGCTGTTGTTCCTCTTTGAGATCGGAAAATTTTGATTACCCCTACATCTTCCCCATATCCCATCACATTTCACTCATGTATTGTATTGCTTTGTATTGTATTCTAATGTATGTATTACTGCGTGTACTAGATAATGAAGAATTAAGCTTGTATCCCTTCTCAAGCCTGCACTGCCCTGTAAAAGCTTCAGTCATCAGTGACTGCACAAAATGAAGAACATGCACATTAGGAAAATCTTGAGTGAAGAATTCTGTTAGATGGCCTGCAAAAGCACTGCATGATGCAGCAGTATCCTGCAGAGAGATGGTTATTTTGGAAACTTCACACAGCTGGAGCAACTTGCTGGCTGCCAGGTGCCAGTGGGCCAATAAAAAGGGCATTAGTGAAAACAGTTCAGCATCCACGGCTAGCTAGAACGTCCAAGCTCGATTAGAGATGCCACGTTGGCACGAGGTACCTTTTAAGATTATCACGTACGAAACTTGGGAAGGGATTTTAGATTTTTCTAAGGAAACACCTGAAAAGTGAAGCACACATCAGACTTGATCACAATGGTTGACCTTGTCCACTACAGTTCTAGTCCCTTGTTCTAACGAGAAAGAAGTAACAACCCACACCCTTACTCCCttacatttaaaataaataaGAGTCAGAGTTATCAATTCCTGCTGCGCCTCGTGACAGTATCCAGCTGCTAGCGACACAGAAGTCGAGAGGAACATTTCATGCTCGCAGGTTCTGTTGTGTACAAGTTCAGTACCCTGCAAATGATTATCTAGTAGGTCTGGTGAGGTAGCACTGAAATTAGGTAGCACGCCATGACCCAATACGTATTTGTAATCTGGTGGTTTGCTAATGGTAAAGTACGAGCACCTGCCGACATCAAATACGGGCACTGCTTTTGGTGTGGCAGGTACAGTACATAAGTAGGGCATCCAAATAATAAGATAAGTTATATCACATCATCTTCCAATTCTATACCAAACAGTCTCATTTATCGGGTGATAATAGACTCATAGATTCGGGTCATAGATTCATTCTCTCATGTGTTGACTAACAGGCTGGGGCATTTAAGTTTGCACCTCCTCTTTCTAAATATACATAAAACTATACAGAAGAATAATAGATAGCGTCGACAAAAATTTGTGCGAATAACATGTCCCGTTAACTCCTGCCCATGTTTGACCAAAACGGCACCTTCGCAGAGACAGCAATATGCAATGTACAACTCCAGATATGAGATGCGCCCATCCTAGTTTCTGCAATGTAGAAAGGCCGACGGAAATGGTTGGCACCATGTTACCTAACAGCAGCTGTGACGGCGCGAGACTTAACGGGTCTAGACATAACAGTCATGGGGTGCATGTTCACACAAGGAGAAAAAAGATATAGAGAAAACTTTGGTTTAGCTTTGGTCCTCCATCGttgaagggggaaaaaagagtGCATTAGAGGCGTTGCCGTTCCAAACCTTTCCTCAGGGTTGAAAGGAATACCAAGGTCCTCGGTGCGCAGCCGCCGTGTGAGTTCTTCAATCTGCAGTTGCACTGAAAGAGATGGGGTTAGAGAAAGAGAAAGGAGGGGCCGAGCCCCTACAATTAACACCTTGCTGCTCGTGAAACAAGCGCCCATCAGGGCACACTTTCTAGAGCAGACGTCTTAGCAATCctattaatcaaaacaacaaagTGTGCACAACAATTTATAATTGTTGTAATTGTAATAATAATTGTAATAATTGTCTTTTGTAATTATTCAGTAATGAACCTTGCCATGATTAGCCATTTGAATGAGGGTATAAAATGAGCCGTCTGGCACCATAGCGATGTGTGCTCACCTTCGTTGTGTGGTTCCTACGGTGAGTCTATCACTAACTGTTTCATTATGACTAAAAATTGGAAATTATCTTGGCCAGCAGAATGAAGAACAGAAGCCTTAGAAGACAATGTCTTCTTTAAAGGTGAGCTCACCCTTGGAATTGTCTGTTACAAACATCAGTCAGCGCACCTACCATTCATCGACATCGCCAAACGACATCGGTATATTGACGGCCCAATATGGCTTAACAATATTCATTAACATCATAGAATATCGAGTGAGTGACTTTTGAGTAAAGGCGATCGCAGGAAAAAAAATTTGCAAAACTCCCACATGATACGACTTCAATCAAACAGTCAGTCCGTGGCACAACAATGGCATTCCAAGAAGGTGAAGACAAAGTGGTTGACTTGTTTCAAACTGTGAAGCTGCAAAAATGTGAAGTCAGAGCATGGTACGCTGTTAACTGGCATCTGTAACAGGGCATACAAGGAGGACCCTCTGTATGTTATCATGTACTGCAGGAGCACTCATAAAAGTGATCGCTGGAGAAAACCCTGCACTGACTCTTTCATTCTGTCCTCGGCATCTTCACACTTTGAGACAACAGCTGGTGAAAGCCTTGCCCTCCACAGCTTGCCCTATCCAAGCTTGCCTTCCGTTAGCACGGAAGTGGCCTGCGGTCATTAGTAGGGACGAAGCCAACCAGAAAGAACATTCTCCATTGAAACGTCAATACACACACAGGGCCCGCATCACGCACACCGACCCTACAGGACCTCTAATCCGGTTTAAGTTATAGGAGGTTATATGGCAGCTGTTGATCTTAAAAATGCGTCTCGGCTCACGAGACATGCCGTGCCTTCGAGAAGTACTGCAAAAGTGTGAAACGTGGGGATGCGACTCAACTACGTAGGGTTTCCTGTAGGTCGGTCAGCACAAGGCAGCAGCCCTGGAGCACCTATGCGAGAACTACTTCGCCTAGGTGCCACTACAACTTACCTGTCAGTACAAAAAGATTTTATCGAACAATTGTGTAGGGTTTGTAGGGGAAAGGTGACCGTACGTATCGTAAACTACTGCCACATTCAATCGCACAAACAACACGAGTTGAAAGTCCACATGGTCACAACAGATGTGGAACTTATGCCTTACCTACCACCCCCAGCTTTTCAAAGAGAAGTAAAAGTATACTCACACAAATAGGCCCTTTCCTGGTTGGGATCCAGGTTGCTGGGCAAGACTGTGGGCATGCCAGGAATGAACACTTTCTCCTTTTCATCAGCACACCAACGACTTCTGCGTTTCCGCTTTCTTTCTTCCGCAGCACTCAGTTTGTTCTGCTCCTGCATGGACACCTGCATTGCACAACCAGCCCAGGCCGGTGCATTGGGCGCAATAGCAGGTGCCGCTGAAACATGATTCTTGATGTTAAATGTATGATTTCTGGGGCAGTGACAACTcaaatgggaaaaaaaaaaacaaggataaCAGTATCTTGTACTTCACAGAAAGAAGGGCAATTATCGAAGAGCGGAGAAGCATCAGTGGAAGATGAGAAGGCAGTGTGATGTAAAGACTGTAAACTGCGGCTTTGACTCTTGCTGCTGAAGGCTTCAACTGACTTACTTTCGTTCTTACTTAGGTGTTGGAAGCTTGTTCTGTTTCACAAGTGTCAATGCGTCTGTTAATTTCAAATGTAATATTTTCCCACTTGAGTTGTCTCCAACATGTCACAGCTGATCACAGAAAAATTACTACTGCAAACCCATCACTTACGGAGAGCCATGTCTCTGTCGCGTTCCTTATCGCGATCTCTGTCCTTATCGCGGTCCCTGTCCCGGTCTCGAGATCGGTCCCTGTCGCTGTCCCGGTCTCTGTCCCGCTTCCGGTCTCGACTGCGGTCACGACTGCGATCACGACTTCGGTCTCGACCTCTGTCCCGGTCACGGCCACGACGGTCGCGGTCTCTGTCTCTCCCTCTGTCCCTGTCCCGCTCTCGATCTCTGTCCCGATCACGTTCCCTCTCACGATCGCGGTCTCTGTCCCGCTCATCGTGATCCTTTTCATTCTTCATTACAGGCATAGGTGCAGGGAGAGCTGGCAGAGCTGGAGCACTCGGAGACCCATTCAACGATGTTGGTGGCGAAGCAATGACGCCGGCCATGTAGCTCGGCTTTAACAAAGAAACACCTCCGTTCGAGCTTGGCTTTGGAGGCGCCGCTGGGCGCCCCAGAGGCGTTGTATTAGCTCCTGTTGCCATACAGTTACCTCAACGTAGTGTCTAGTCCACTAAAACGACGTATTGCAGTGACGAATCCTGAGCGTTGATGGTATTTTAGGAGTGGCAGACACCATCAGACAGCGACAGGCAAGAAAAATCGAATATGGCGACGATAAACGATAACGACGTGTGACGTGTATTCACgtgactgtatatatatttgCGTTTGCTGAAACAATGTCGAACACGTAAATAGTataagcaagaagaagaaggacgcaAAAAGAAGTTTTAATCAAAAATGAATGTCAAGGCCCTCTTAACGGCACTTTTCTTGCGGGTGTGTTCTGTGTTTGATACACCGGATATTGACCGGATACCATGGCACCGCACGCATCAGCATCACGCATCTCTAGTTTCGATTCCGGTGTACTTATCTCAAAGTGGAGAGGTTACATCGAGGATGAGTTATCGTATTAACCATAACTTATATCGAACGTTAGATTTGGTCACTCCTGCAACGAGAGTCTGGGGGATACTCACCGTGATCGGTATGTGCAGTACGATTGTGGAGATTGTGAATGTTGCCCCCAAAAATTTCGAGTGCATGAGGAGTACGCAGCACGGGCATAAGGGCATCTGAAAGCAACGTTCATTCGTGATTCCTGCAGACTGTAGTATTtcgcaggtttttttttttacttaccaTGCTGCACAACAGATACGGTTTAAAATTCTGCCACTGTCCGTACGCAG
This genomic stretch from Ornithodoros turicata isolate Travis chromosome 9, ASM3712646v1, whole genome shotgun sequence harbors:
- the LOC135368534 gene encoding splicing factor 1-like isoform X2, with protein sequence MAGVIASPPTSLNGSPSAPALPALPAPMPVMKNEKDHDERDRDRDRERERDRDRDRERDRDRGRDRDRDRRGRDRDRGRDRSRDRSRDRSRDRKRDRDRDSDRDRSRDRDRDRDKDRDRDKERDRDMALPAPAIAPNAPAWAGCAMQVSMQEQNKLSAAEERKRKRRSRWCADEKEKVFIPGMPTVLPSNLDPNQERAYLLQLQIEELTRRLRTEDLGIPFNPEERSPSPEPIYNSAGKRLNTREYRTRKRLEDERHMHITEMFSINPEYKPPSDYKPPLVRVSEKVMIPQEEHPDINFVGLLIGPRGNTLKAMEKDTGAKIIIRGKGSVKEGKVGRKDGQPLPGEDEPLHAFVTASTTDAVQKAVDRIKEIIRQGVEVPEGQNDLRRMQLRELALLNGTLRESDFGGPRCSNCGAPGHKAWQCPDRPNVTNNVICNCCGGTGHIARDCRERRSGVATGGFGGAGVGGMGGGEHSKIDEEYMSLMAELGEGPPPPSKGGPNNGSRAGSQNILGPSQGAPRAIMAPPPQGSTGNAGGQGMNQVPPMQWGAVPPKGMMPPGGPQQGMLPPPPPMGGAMSWQPMCPPSTTAQGAMSMTGVPPPMMGGPPMPPPAGGAMPPWMGGVPQGPPGTMPWQQTAMSPAPPGGVPPPMAPMFPWAAGGFMGMPVPPPPPPPPQSGATTTSQASGTTAATATSTTTTSTTATRMDLGALVSLPGLLAAPPPPPPS
- the LOC135368534 gene encoding splicing factor 1-like isoform X1, with protein sequence MATGANTTPLGRPAAPPKPSSNGGVSLLKPSYMAGVIASPPTSLNGSPSAPALPALPAPMPVMKNEKDHDERDRDRDRERERDRDRDRERDRDRGRDRDRDRRGRDRDRGRDRSRDRSRDRSRDRKRDRDRDSDRDRSRDRDRDRDKDRDRDKERDRDMALPAPAIAPNAPAWAGCAMQVSMQEQNKLSAAEERKRKRRSRWCADEKEKVFIPGMPTVLPSNLDPNQERAYLLQLQIEELTRRLRTEDLGIPFNPEERSPSPEPIYNSAGKRLNTREYRTRKRLEDERHMHITEMFSINPEYKPPSDYKPPLVRVSEKVMIPQEEHPDINFVGLLIGPRGNTLKAMEKDTGAKIIIRGKGSVKEGKVGRKDGQPLPGEDEPLHAFVTASTTDAVQKAVDRIKEIIRQGVEVPEGQNDLRRMQLRELALLNGTLRESDFGGPRCSNCGAPGHKAWQCPDRPNVTNNVICNCCGGTGHIARDCRERRSGVATGGFGGAGVGGMGGGEHSKIDEEYMSLMAELGEGPPPPSKGGPNNGSRAGSQNILGPSQGAPRAIMAPPPQGSTGNAGGQGMNQVPPMQWGAVPPKGMMPPGGPQQGMLPPPPPMGGAMSWQPMCPPSTTAQGAMSMTGVPPPMMGGPPMPPPAGGAMPPWMGGVPQGPPGTMPWQQTAMSPAPPGGVPPPMAPMFPWAAGGFMGMPVPPPPPPPPQSGATTTSQASGTTAATATSTTTTSTTATRMDLGALVSLPGLLAAPPPPPPS